A single Calidifontibacter indicus DNA region contains:
- a CDS encoding polyprenyl synthetase family protein: MNQAVRAPMPVEPPVVPSLDQLRAQVQVVLDRAHDQHAEQLAPIGTEMTALIDPIHALLRGGKRLRAAFCYWGYRAAGGAHSDAIVQVATAMEVFQAAALLHDDVMDRSDTRRGRPTAHRVLAAMHREHGWDGDADRFGEAGAILAGDLCLNWTDELYSTSGLPEAELRRGRAVFDLMRTQLMGGQYLDVLESVRPWESASTQDRIDRARLVIRYKSAKYTVEQPLLIGATAFGVDDDTRAALSEYGLALGEAFQLRDDLLGVYGDPEATGKPAGDDLREGKRTVLVAHTLDTATPTQIERFNELFGRADLDEAGVDWLRELVSSSGAVDATEAMISALSAHADAALDRATLTPEGERMLRDLVGIAVARNA, translated from the coding sequence GTGAATCAGGCAGTGCGAGCACCGATGCCGGTGGAGCCGCCGGTGGTGCCCTCATTGGACCAACTGAGGGCACAGGTTCAGGTCGTCCTCGACCGCGCCCACGACCAGCACGCGGAGCAACTCGCCCCGATCGGCACGGAGATGACCGCGCTCATCGACCCGATCCACGCCCTGCTACGCGGCGGCAAGCGCCTGCGTGCCGCCTTCTGTTACTGGGGTTACCGCGCTGCGGGCGGTGCGCACAGCGACGCGATCGTGCAGGTCGCCACCGCGATGGAGGTGTTCCAGGCGGCAGCGCTGCTGCACGACGACGTGATGGACCGCAGCGACACCCGTCGCGGCCGCCCGACGGCCCACCGGGTGCTCGCCGCCATGCACCGCGAGCACGGCTGGGACGGCGACGCCGACCGGTTCGGGGAGGCGGGCGCGATCCTCGCCGGCGACCTGTGCCTCAACTGGACCGACGAGCTCTACAGCACCAGTGGCCTGCCCGAGGCCGAACTGCGCCGCGGCCGGGCGGTCTTCGACCTTATGCGCACCCAACTGATGGGCGGCCAGTACCTCGACGTGCTCGAGTCGGTGCGCCCCTGGGAGTCGGCGTCGACCCAGGACCGCATCGACCGGGCCCGTCTGGTGATCCGGTACAAGAGCGCGAAGTACACCGTCGAGCAGCCGCTGCTCATCGGAGCCACCGCGTTCGGCGTCGACGACGACACTCGGGCGGCGCTGTCCGAGTACGGCCTGGCGCTGGGTGAGGCGTTCCAGTTGCGCGACGACCTGCTCGGGGTCTACGGCGACCCCGAGGCGACCGGCAAACCCGCCGGCGACGATCTGCGCGAGGGCAAGCGCACCGTGCTCGTGGCGCACACCCTCGACACCGCGACGCCGACCCAGATCGAGCGGTTCAACGAACTGTTCGGCCGGGCCGACCTCGACGAAGCGGGCGTCGACTGGCTGCGCGAGTTGGTGAGTTCCTCGGGTGCGGTCGACGCCACCGAGGCCATGATCTCCGCGCTCAGTGCGCATGCCGACGCGGCGCTGGATCGAGCAACCCTCACGCCCGAGGGCGAGCGCATGTTGCGCGACCTCGTCGGCATCGCGGTCGCCCGCAACGCCTGA
- a CDS encoding SAV_6107 family HEPN domain-containing protein, translated as MTALANRPGTPRAARPQQPPIACAAGVLDLVDRSRDCLLEACHQSDLVERYRCAQLGALRAAAALVAARSARSPRSRPRSVWQVVGEAVPELREWAEFFAGTGKRGQVYDRGAQRPSAREADDLIRAGETFLGLVLQELGLPMVSGLDAAVAPTLR; from the coding sequence ATGACTGCTCTTGCCAACCGTCCGGGCACTCCGCGAGCCGCCCGCCCGCAGCAACCCCCGATCGCCTGCGCCGCGGGCGTGCTCGACCTCGTCGACCGGTCTCGCGACTGCCTGCTCGAGGCATGCCACCAGTCCGACCTGGTAGAGCGTTACCGCTGCGCGCAGCTCGGCGCACTGCGTGCCGCCGCGGCGCTGGTGGCCGCACGAAGCGCTCGGTCGCCCCGATCGCGTCCGCGGTCGGTGTGGCAGGTGGTCGGCGAAGCGGTCCCCGAGCTGCGCGAGTGGGCCGAGTTCTTCGCCGGCACCGGCAAGCGCGGCCAGGTCTACGATCGCGGCGCGCAGCGACCGAGCGCCCGGGAGGCCGACGACCTGATCCGGGCGGGGGAGACCTTCCTCGGGTTGGTGCTGCAGGAGCTGGGGTTGCCGATGGTCAGCGGACTCGATGCGGCCGTCGCGCCCACCCTGCGGTGA
- the pknB gene encoding Stk1 family PASTA domain-containing Ser/Thr kinase — translation MSPVSEASIVGRVIDGRYRVTRHLADGGMGSVFVATDLRLERDIALKVMRSDLARDDAFVARFRREAHSAARLTHPNVVAVTDQGSDGHYAFLAMELVLGETLRQLIRRRGPLPVDEALGLLDPVVDGLAAAHRAGIVHRDVKPENVLISSTGQVKVTDFGLARAVTTSTLTGDSDILLGTASYLSPEQVEHGTADARSDVYSAGLLLFEMVTGEKAFPGDSPIHVAYQHVHGTMPKASDAVPTVPAAVDRLIAEATAKNPDDRPATAADLLIALRTVRRSLGASRTDDETTDVAVVADADHAPPADNTADNTTADTDETDVRSLGAKNSYTTEIGSRTDPLHTDAYPESAAAPGRRRRTALIAAVLAVLLVVGGGAGWAFTAGPFGSTKVPTVTGMTQGSAVSSLTGSDLKVKVQQTFSETVPAGRVIKADPAAGAQTRKNSTVVLTVSKGAERFTVPGLPGTTEADARAAVTKAELTVGTVTKAYNETVPSGSVVSSNPAAGSPLKRGTKVNLVVSQGKQPIPVPVIAGQPQDQVESSLTSLGLKVTQAPQEFSDTVAKGSVIRSNPGQGAIAHKGATVEIVVSKGPEMVTVPNVVDMKSGAARSKLEAAGFTVKIDRFFGGLFDTVRDQSLRAGSSVRKGSTITLSVV, via the coding sequence GTGAGTCCAGTCAGTGAGGCGTCGATCGTCGGACGGGTGATCGACGGTCGATACCGCGTCACCCGGCACCTCGCCGACGGCGGAATGGGCTCGGTGTTCGTCGCGACCGACCTGCGCCTCGAACGCGACATCGCGCTCAAGGTGATGCGCTCCGACCTGGCCCGCGACGACGCATTCGTCGCGCGGTTCCGCCGCGAGGCACACTCCGCGGCGCGCCTGACCCACCCGAACGTCGTGGCGGTCACCGACCAGGGGTCGGACGGCCACTACGCCTTCCTGGCGATGGAGCTGGTGCTCGGCGAGACGCTGCGCCAGCTGATCCGTCGACGCGGACCGCTGCCCGTCGACGAAGCGCTCGGCCTGTTGGACCCGGTGGTCGACGGGCTGGCCGCAGCGCACCGCGCCGGCATCGTGCACCGCGACGTCAAACCGGAGAACGTGCTGATCAGCTCGACCGGACAGGTGAAGGTGACCGACTTCGGCCTCGCCCGCGCGGTCACCACCAGCACCCTCACCGGCGACAGCGACATCCTGCTCGGCACCGCCTCCTACCTCTCGCCCGAACAGGTCGAACACGGCACCGCAGACGCCCGCTCCGACGTCTACTCCGCCGGGTTGCTGCTGTTCGAGATGGTCACCGGCGAGAAGGCTTTCCCCGGCGACTCCCCCATCCACGTCGCCTACCAGCACGTGCACGGCACGATGCCCAAGGCGTCGGACGCCGTCCCCACCGTGCCCGCCGCCGTCGACCGGTTGATCGCGGAGGCCACCGCGAAGAACCCCGACGACCGCCCGGCCACCGCGGCCGACCTGCTCATCGCGCTGCGTACGGTGCGCCGTTCGCTCGGTGCGTCGCGCACCGACGACGAAACCACGGACGTCGCCGTGGTCGCCGACGCCGACCACGCACCCCCCGCTGACAACACCGCCGACAACACCACCGCCGACACGGACGAGACCGACGTCCGGTCGCTCGGAGCGAAGAACTCCTACACCACCGAGATCGGCAGCCGCACCGATCCGCTGCACACCGACGCGTACCCGGAATCGGCCGCGGCTCCCGGACGGCGCCGCCGAACCGCACTGATCGCGGCGGTGCTGGCGGTGCTGCTCGTCGTCGGCGGCGGCGCCGGGTGGGCGTTCACGGCCGGCCCATTCGGTTCGACGAAGGTGCCCACGGTCACCGGCATGACCCAGGGTTCGGCGGTGAGCAGCCTCACCGGTTCAGACCTCAAGGTGAAGGTGCAACAGACGTTCAGCGAGACGGTGCCGGCCGGTCGCGTGATCAAGGCCGATCCGGCCGCGGGAGCTCAGACCCGCAAGAACTCCACCGTCGTCCTCACCGTGTCCAAGGGCGCCGAACGGTTCACCGTTCCCGGCCTGCCCGGCACCACCGAGGCCGACGCCCGCGCGGCGGTGACGAAGGCGGAGCTCACCGTCGGCACCGTCACCAAGGCCTACAACGAGACCGTGCCCAGCGGTTCGGTCGTCTCGAGCAATCCGGCGGCAGGTAGCCCGTTGAAGCGGGGCACCAAGGTCAACCTCGTCGTCAGCCAGGGCAAGCAGCCCATCCCCGTTCCGGTCATCGCGGGTCAACCTCAAGATCAGGTCGAGTCTTCGCTGACCTCCCTGGGCCTCAAGGTGACGCAGGCGCCCCAGGAATTCTCCGACACCGTCGCCAAGGGATCGGTGATCCGCAGCAACCCGGGTCAGGGTGCGATCGCGCACAAGGGCGCCACCGTCGAGATCGTCGTCTCCAAGGGTCCGGAGATGGTCACCGTGCCGAATGTCGTCGACATGAAGAGCGGAGCGGCCCGCAGCAAGCTCGAGGCCGCCGGCTTCACGGTCAAGATCGACCGGTTCTTCGGCGGCCTCTTCGACACCGTCCGCGACCAGAGCCTGCGCGCGGGCAGTTCGGTGCGCAAGGGCAGCACCATCACCCTGTCGGTCGTCTGA
- the metF gene encoding methylenetetrahydrofolate reductase [NAD(P)H]: MSDASARPHPSIPDLLGAPDTAFSFEFFPPRDDASEAVLWDSIRRIERVHPSFISVTYGAGGSTRDRTVRITGRIEHETTLTTMAHLTCVGSSVAELRQIVGQYAGAGIRNILALRGDPAGGLGTEWTPHPEGLDHAEQLVDLIRGLGDFTVGVAAFPDKHPESGSLEDDAKVLIRKADAGAAFAITQMVTDVDAYLRLRDLVDGAGRTMPIVPGLMPVTAYGQLQRMTQLNGQPLAPDVVERLEALKDDKVAVREVGVQICTEHAQRLIGEGAPGIHFITMNRSTATLEVHQNLVG, from the coding sequence ATGTCCGATGCGAGTGCCCGTCCGCACCCAAGCATTCCAGACCTGTTGGGTGCTCCCGACACGGCGTTCAGTTTCGAGTTCTTCCCTCCGCGCGACGACGCGAGCGAAGCGGTGCTGTGGGACTCCATCCGTCGGATCGAGCGGGTCCACCCCTCGTTCATCTCGGTCACCTACGGGGCCGGCGGGTCCACCCGTGACCGCACCGTCCGCATCACCGGACGCATCGAGCACGAGACGACGCTGACCACCATGGCGCACCTGACCTGTGTCGGCAGTTCGGTGGCCGAGCTGCGTCAGATCGTCGGGCAGTACGCCGGCGCCGGCATCCGCAACATTCTCGCGCTGCGCGGCGACCCGGCCGGCGGTCTGGGCACCGAATGGACCCCGCACCCCGAGGGCCTCGACCACGCCGAGCAACTCGTCGACCTGATTCGCGGGCTCGGCGACTTCACCGTCGGGGTGGCGGCATTCCCGGACAAGCACCCGGAGTCGGGGTCGCTGGAGGACGACGCGAAGGTGCTCATCCGTAAGGCCGACGCCGGTGCCGCGTTCGCGATCACCCAGATGGTGACCGACGTCGACGCCTACCTGCGGTTGCGTGACCTCGTCGACGGTGCCGGACGCACGATGCCGATCGTTCCGGGTCTGATGCCGGTGACGGCGTACGGCCAACTGCAGCGGATGACCCAGCTCAACGGCCAGCCGCTCGCGCCGGACGTCGTCGAGCGGCTGGAGGCCCTGAAGGACGACAAGGTCGCGGTGCGGGAGGTCGGGGTGCAGATCTGCACCGAACACGCGCAGCGCCTGATCGGCGAGGGCGCGCCGGGCATCCACTTCATCACGATGAACCGTTCGACCGCGACGCTCGAGGTGCATCAGAACCTCGTCGGCTGA
- a CDS encoding Rv2175c family DNA-binding protein, which translates to MNDVETLVGAWLSVPEIADALGLPHRTVRRMIDDGELLAARVGPNEAISVPAAFVRDGELLPALGGTITVLRDAHLTSEEALRWLFTPDDTLPVVGSPITMLQLGRKAEVRKRASELAW; encoded by the coding sequence GTGAATGACGTGGAAACCCTGGTCGGCGCCTGGCTTTCGGTGCCCGAAATCGCTGATGCACTCGGACTGCCGCACCGCACGGTGCGCCGGATGATCGACGACGGCGAGCTGCTCGCCGCAAGGGTCGGGCCGAACGAGGCGATCTCGGTGCCCGCGGCGTTCGTGCGTGACGGTGAGCTGTTGCCTGCGCTCGGTGGCACGATCACCGTGCTGCGCGACGCGCACCTCACCTCCGAGGAGGCCCTGCGTTGGTTGTTCACCCCGGACGACACGCTGCCGGTGGTGGGGTCGCCGATCACCATGCTGCAGCTCGGTCGCAAGGCCGAGGTGCGGAAGCGAGCCAGCGAACTCGCCTGGTAG